One genomic window of Salvelinus alpinus chromosome 17, SLU_Salpinus.1, whole genome shotgun sequence includes the following:
- the LOC139542048 gene encoding transcription factor HES-2-like: MCCCPKGIVPCVKTPRQWMEVPPSTRETRINRALSLRSAHSSSPPRKEHIASLLKAQLLAKDMTPRITPETTQLVPSRSTVAQRKEANELRKTLKPLLEKKRRARINDSLGHLKTLILPLVGKDNAPYSKLEKANILEMTVRFLRDLPSSPVKSSSDSYKEGYKACLQRVTALIPKTNLDKDSCQRVNDFIQQSMSASVDPACQNCCAQSSRAFPQIQQRLLSLKANVGSRIENHSNSLPNRPQPVPQAVNANMWRPW; this comes from the exons ATGTGTTGCTGTCCCAAAGGCATAGTCCCCTGCGTCAAGACTCCAAGACAATGGATGGAGGTCCCTCCCTCGACGCGGGAGACTCGCATAAATAGAGCGCTCTCCCTCCGCTCAGCACACAGCAGCTCACCGCCTCGCAAAGAGCACATCGCCTCTCTCCTAAAAGCACAACTTCTAGCTAAAGACATGACTCCAAGAATCACTCCCGAGACTACCCAGCTTGTCCCCTCAAGGTCCACGGTGGCCCAGAGGAAAGAAGCGAACGAACTGAGAAAG ACTCTAAAGCCTTTGTTGGAAAAGAAAAGGCGCGCACGCATCAACGACAGCCTCGGTCACTTGAAGACTCTCATCCTCCCTCTGGTCGGCAAAGACAACGCTCCATACTCGAAGCTTGAGAAAGCCAATATTCTGGAGATGACCGTCCGATTCCTCCGAGATCTCCCTTCATCTCCAGTCAAAA GTTCATCAGACAGCTACAAAGAAGGGTACAAAGCCTGCCTGCAGCGCGTTACCGCTCTGATCCCCAAAACAAACCTGGACAAAGACTCGTGTCAGCGGGTGAACGACTTCATCCAGCAGTCCATGTCAGCGTCCGTCGACCCAGCTTGTCAGAACTGTTGCGCCCAGAGCTCCAGGGCTTTCCCCCAGATTCAGCAGAGACTCCTGAGCCTCAAAGCCAACGTTGGCTCCAGAATCGAGAACCACTCGAACTCGCTTCCCAACCGGCCCCAGCCAGTGCCACAAGCTGTCAATGCTAACATGTGGAGACCCTGGTAG
- the LOC139543239 gene encoding transcription factor HES-2-like, protein MKMIPNITSESVQSFAPRLTVARRKEALELRKTMKPLLEKRRRARINDSINHLKTLILPLTGKDNSRYSKLEKADILEMTVRFLSDIPAAQKKSTSDSFKEGYKACLQRVTALIPKTNLDKDSCQRVNDFIQQSMSASVDPACQNCCAQSSRAFPQIQQRLLSLKANVGSRIENHSNSLPNRPQPVPQAVNANMWRPW, encoded by the exons ATGAAAATGATTCCAAATATAACCTCCGAATCTGTCCAATCCTTTGCTCCAAGGCTAACTGTGGCCAGGAGAAAAGAGGCGCTTGAATTGAGAAAG ACAATGAAACCTTTGTTGGAAAAGAGAAGGCGCGCTCGTATCAATGACAGCATCAACCATCTGAAGACTCTGATCCTTCCACTCACAGGAAAAGAT AATTCTCGGTACTCGAAGCTTGAGAAAGCTGACATCCTTGAGATGACCGTAAGATTCCTCAGTGATATTCCTGCTGCTCAGAAAAAAAGTACATCAGACAGCTTCAAAGAAGGGTACAAAGCCTGCCTGCAGCGCGTTACCGCTCTGATCCCCAAAACAAACCTGGACAAAGACTCGTGTCAGCGGGTGAACGACTTCATCCAGCAGTCCATGTCAGCGTCCGTCGACCCAGCTTGTCAGAACTGTTGCGCCCAGAGCTCCAGGGCTTTCCCCCAGATTCAGCAGAGACTCCTGAGCCTCAAAGCCAACGTTGGCTCCAGAATCGAGAACCACTCGAACTCGCTTCCCAACCGGCCCCAGCCAGTGCCACAAGCTGTCAATGCTAACATGTGGAGACCCTGGTAG